The proteins below are encoded in one region of Helianthus annuus cultivar XRQ/B chromosome 2, HanXRQr2.0-SUNRISE, whole genome shotgun sequence:
- the LOC110888426 gene encoding uncharacterized protein LOC110888426, with amino-acid sequence MRLTVGAQTSNVESIEKFTRWLLDIGEGNVGSENDGEALIEIPDDLAITDLDDPIQSLIDFVYPSILENYKKSGFFSERAILAPKNEVVHEINDRLLSLFPVKKKTGLPNHKLVLKVGVPVMLLRNIDQQSGLCNGTRLQITFLGKRVIEAEVISGGNIGTRVYIPRISMIPSDKKIPFQFQRRQFPLSDPVFSHGQLYVALSRVKTREGVKILAYDADGKPSKQTSNVVYKEIFGNL; translated from the exons ATGAGGTTGACAGTTGGAGCTCAAACATCTAACGTTGAGTCTATTGAGAAATTTACAAGATGGCTACTTGATATTGGTGAAGGAAACGTTGGTTCagaaaatgatggtgaagcacttaTAGAGATACCGGATGACTTAGCAATCACTGATTTGGACGATCCAATACAAAGTTTAATCGACTTTGTGTATCCTTCAATtttagaaaattacaaaaaatctGGATTCTTTTCTGAGAGAGCTATTTTAGCACCAAAAAATGAAGTTGTTCATGAAATTAATGATCGTTTACTTTCGTTATTTCCGGTGAAGAAAAAGA CCGGTTTACCTAATCATAAGTTGGTTCTTAAAGTTGGTGTTCCGGTAATGCTTCTTCGAAACATTGATCAACAAAGTGGTCTATGTAATGGAACTAGACTTCAAATAACCTTTCTCGGTAAACGAGTTATTGAAGCTGAAGTAATATCAGGTGGGAATATTGGTACTAGAGTTTATATTCCTAGGATTTCAATGATTCCTTCTGACAAGAAGATACCGTTTCAGTTTCAAAGAAGGCAATTTCCGTTATCA GATCCAGTTTTTAGTCATGGCCAGTTGTACGTTGCTTTATCGAGAGTGAAGACAAGAGAAGGTGTCAAAATTTTAGCGTACGATGCTGATGGTAAACCTTCGAAGCAGACATCAAATGTTGTTTACAAGGAGATATTTGGTAACTTGTGA